The genome window CTGGCGTCATGATCAAAACCGGTATCTATGGATTGATACGGGTGCTGACTTTTCTAGGACCGCCGCCGCTGTGGTGGGGGGGGGTCCTCATAGGCATAGGGCTCACGTCTGGCGTTTTTGGGGTCCTCTTTGCCTTAGCACAACATGACCTGAAGCGTCTCCTCGCATACCATAGCGTCGAAAACATAGGCATTATTGCGCTTGGTCTCGGCGTCGGATTGTTGGGGGTGAGCACCAATTCGCCCTCGCTCACTGTGTTGGGTTTTGCTGGCGGTCTTCTTCATGTTGTTAACCATGCCCTGTTTAAGGGACTCCTCTTCCTGGGAGCCGGTGCGGTTATGCATGGCGCGGGCACGGGAGAAATCGATCACCTTGGCGGCCTCTTCAAACGTATGCCTCACGCAGGAATCGCGTTTTTGATCGGAGCGGTTGCGATATCAGGGCTTCCCCCACTGAATGGGTTTGTCAGTGAGTTTCTCATCTACCTGGGCGCGTTTCATGGAGTCTCCTCTCTTGCTGGGACCATTGCCGTCGCAGTTTTAGGGGTGATTGCGGGGTTGGCATTGATCGGCGGGTTGGCCGCAGCCTGTTTTACCAAAGCGTTTGGTATCGTCTTTCTTGGAGAACCCCGCAGTGACCACGCCGCGCACGCGCATGAGCCCGGGCTTGCGATGCGGCTTCCTATGTTCCTGCTTGCCGCTAGCTGTCTCCTCATCGGTCTGCTTGCACCGTCAGTAGTCGGAGCCCTCATCCCGATGCTGGAGAATGTGACTAACCTCTCGCGAGAGACAATCCAGGCAAACCTCGATCTGGCGACCGGACCTTTGTTGTTCGTTGCTATGACCTCTCTTGGTCTCTTCGGCTTGATCGCGGTGCTGGCAGGGCTACGACGGTGGTTGCTCTCCAGGCAGCAGGTAGAGGAGTGTGTGACCTGGGATTGTGGCTATGCCCACCCCACTGCACGCATGCAGTACACCGCCTCATCGTTCGCTCACCCGCTGATAAGCCTCTTCAAGATGTTTCTCCACACGCGCTCGCGATTCTCGTCGCCTCAGGGCTTGTTCCCACGCGACGCAGCCCTGAGCACGGAGACAGAAGACCTGAGCCGCAGATACCTCTTTCAACCAGCCTTCGTTCTCATTGGCCGCAGCCTGTCCTCGTTACGCTGGCTGCAGCAGGGCCAAATTCAACTGTACGTGTTGTACATTGCGCTGACCCTACTGGTGTTGCTGGTCTGGGGGTTAGGATAAGCCATGCCGCTCGTTCCGGTCCTTCATCTCTTGCTTGCCTTGGGGTGCGCTCCCCTCTTGGTCAGCATCGTCCGCCGCACCAAAGCCCTCGTCGCTGGACGCACCGGGCAGCCGTTGCTGCAACCCTATCGCGATCTGTGGAAGCTGCTCCAGAAAGGAGCCGTGTACAGCCGTACGACGACCTGGGTGTTCCGTGCGGGTCCGGTGGTCGGCTTAGCCGCGGTGCTCACTGCACTGCTGGTCATGCCGTTCGGTGGCGCGCGGGCGCTGGTCGCGTTTCCAGGGGATTTCCTCTTCTTCGCCTACCTATTGGGGCTGCTCCGTTTTTTCACGGTCCTCGCCGCACTGGACACGGGTTCAAGCTTTGAAGGCATGGGCGCCAGCCGCGAGGTCACGTTCTCCGCGCTGGCTGAGCCGGCGCTCTTTCTCGGTCTCGCAGTGATCGCCCGACAGACCGATAGTCTGTCGTTGTCTACCATGTTATCTGGCGTTACGGCGGAGATGTGGCGTCAATATGGTCCGGCGCTGGTGCTTGTCAGTATTGGGTTCATGATTGTCTTCCTGACCGAAAATGCCCGCATTCCAGTCGACGATCCGACTACCCATCTCGAATTGACCATGATCCAT of Deltaproteobacteria bacterium contains these proteins:
- a CDS encoding NADH-quinone oxidoreductase subunit H translates to MPLVPVLHLLLALGCAPLLVSIVRRTKALVAGRTGQPLLQPYRDLWKLLQKGAVYSRTTTWVFRAGPVVGLAAVLTALLVMPFGGARALVAFPGDFLFFAYLLGLLRFFTVLAALDTGSSFEGMGASREVTFSALAEPALFLGLAVIARQTDSLSLSTMLSGVTAEMWRQYGPALVLVSIGFMIVFLTENARIPVDDPTTHLELTMIHEVMVLDHSGPDLAYITYGSALKLWILGALLVGILAPVRSGSLWLDSGVACAAMIGVAIVTGLIESSMARLRLLYVPQLLVGAGVLSALALMLVLR